GCTGAAGTTTCAAAGCGGGCACGCATAAATTTTGCTCCATATTCTTTGATACCCATTTGATAAGCGGCCATGATCGGTTTGATTTCATTGTTCCCGCCAAACTGATCTACGCCTGCCATAATCACTTTATAATGTCTTTCATTAATGGTTAATGCCTCAGCACCCCAGGGCTTACCTGCAAAAATATCGGGTGTAGCACCTTCATTGCCCGTAATGAGCCAGTCTGTACAGACCACGCCATCATAATTGTATTTCTTTCTGAGCAGGTCTGTAATCATGTATTTGCTATACCCGTTGGCAACATTCTGACCAGAGGGATCTTGTCCGCTGGTAATGGTATAATAAGGCATTACTGCTGCCGCTTCTTTGGTTTTGCCATCCAGTTTAAAAGCCCCGTTGATGAAAGGGCTCAGATGCTGTTCAAAATTCTTTCCGGGATAAACGGTAAATTTTCCATAAGCCCAGTGTCCGTCGCGGCCACCTTCTTCAGCGCCTCCGCCGGGCCAGTGTTTAACCATGGCGTTGACACTTTGATAACCCCAGCCATCTTTGATTTCATCTTTTCCGGAAGAAGTTTGAAAACCGTCAATATAAGCACGCGCCATATCCGCAGCTAATAACGGGCTTTCCCCAAAAGTCATGGCGATGCGGTACCAGCGGGGTTCTGTCCCTAAGTCGATTTGCGGGGAAAGTGCTGTGGAAATACCTAATGCCCGGTATTCCCGGGCGGCGATGTGTCCAAATTCCTTCACGATGGCCGGATCAAATGTTGCCGCCATGCCCAATCCATCAGGCCACATGGAAATGGTACCTCCGGCGCCTGCGTTAAATTCACTGTTTATAGTTGCCGTATGACGGGGATCGGTACTGGTATTTCCCGGAATGCCAAGCCCTATACCTTCTACAAAAGCCTGCATGTTGTTGTTCCATGCTGCGGCTACTTCAGGGCTCTGTACTTTGGTAATCAGGATATGCCGCAGGTTATCTTCTTTCAGGAATTTCTTTTGGTTATCACTCAGGTCTTCTGCTTTAGCCTTGCTTTTACTGAAAGCCATTCCACTATAGGTTGCTGCACCAAAGCCAGCATCAGCACCAGGGAGCATTTGGTGGCCGCTATAAAGCATCAAGCCTGAGATTTGCGCAATGGTCATTTGCTGCGCCAGATCTTTGGCCCGCAGATCGGCAGATAATCTCCAGTCTTCGTATTTATCCAGCTTCCCGTTTTTATTCAGATCCTTAAATTTAAGCCCGTCAACGGTTAGTATTTTTACACCCGACGCCGGATTATAACCTAATATAATTCCGTTCGGATTAGTGATCAATTTATAGTTTTTTCCTTCCTGGGCGTAGGTAACCTGGAGGCAGGAGAAAACCAGAAGCGTTAATATTTCCTTTTTCATACAGTTTAATTTGGTTTGTTTTACGGTTGTTTTGTTGTTGATGTGGTTTATTATCAGTGATATAAGGTGATATCTGGTGTTTCTTATATCTTTATGCTTCGGTATGAAGCAATGGTAAACTTTATTTTCTGTTTTTCCAAATCCATATTTAATCCGGGTATACTATTGCTATAAAAACCCTGCATCATTTTATCTCTCCAATGCAATTATTTGATAATAATTTGTATTTATGTAGGTGACTACGTACTTTTACACTTATATAGTAGACAGATGGAAACACAATTTGAAATTACCACTTCAACAGTTGCAGAGACTGAACAAATCATTGACTTAATTCTTACTATTCAGCAGCAAGAATTCAATATTCCGATTACTGCGGCAGATCAGCCGGACCTGAACGAGATAGATCAATTTTACAAAGCACCAGGGGGAGAATTCTGGATTGCGAAACATCAGGATCAGGTGATCGGTTCTATTGCCTTAATTAATATAGGTGAGGGGATCGGGGTTATCCGTAAAATGTTCGTCCACAAAGATTACAGAGGTAAAGAGAAAGGGATTGCGCAAAAGCTGCTGGTTACCCTGATTGCTTATGCCAGAACAAAAGGAATTGAAGCAATTTACCTCGGCACTGTCCAGAAATTACAGGCAGCGATCCGGTTTTATGAGCGGAATGGTTTTGTACCAATCGAAAAAGCGAACTTGCCGGCGAGTATGCCTTTAATGAAACTGGATACTCATTTTTTTGTTTTACAGATGAATGATGACAAATAAAGAAACTGCTAATTTAATCGATGAGTCTGGTATACTAGCCATTTCAACACGTTTACAACGCTTAAGTGAACAGTTCCGTAAGGATGGGTTATTGTTGTACAAAGCTTTTGGGATAGAGTTCGAACCAAAATGGTTTCCCGTAATTTATACGCTGCAATTCAAATCTCCTTTGAGTATCCTGGAGCTTGCGTCCGAAATTGGCTATGCACATCCTTCGACAATCAGTTTGCTGAAAGAGCTGGAACAGCAAAAGCTGATCAGCTCTTTGCGGGATAAAACTGATGAACGAAAACGGCTGATTGTCCTGACAGGAAAGGCCTGGGAACTGATTGAGCAGATGAAACCAGTATGGGAAGTGATGGTCAAAGTATTATCAGAAATTACTGAGAATGAAAATAGCTTGCTGAAGGCGCTGAATGAATCTGAAGCACAACTTCGTAAGAAAGGGTTTTTAGAAAGGGCATTGGTTCTGGTAGACCAGCTAAAAAAAGAGGAGGCCGGGGCTGATGTCGTGCCTCTTGAAATGGAGGTTCAGTTAGTGGAAACTACGGAAGGATTGAAAACTTCTGGTGCTATATTGAAGTCCGTTTTAAGGGAAACGGATGCAGATCAGTTGTTTGCGGTGACTATAGCTGATCAATCTTCACACTTCCTGGCTACTGTACACGATTTGCCCGCAGGAACATGCAGTTACCACAAAACTAAATCAGGGAACAAAATCGAAGGACTGGCTATATTGGAGCAGTACAGGGGAATGGGAGTAGGGAAAGCGTTAATTCAAGCGATTACTGCTTCACAAAATGAAGTTTTTTATGTGCATTCACCAATTTCTTTGGTGAGCTGGTTTGAAAAAACAGGTTTTTTGAAAAAAGGCAAACAGCTCGAGGAATCCGGTAATCTTTATTACAAAATGATTTTTAATACTTAAAAAGGTCAGGAATCTTTATAATTACTTATTTCTATTAAATTCAGATCAGGATCATTAATGTAAACGGATATAATAATTCCGTTTGCTCCTGATTTTTCAACCGGGCCTTCCAGAATCCGGATGTTTTTATCTTGAAGATGGGCAATGACTTTTGCGGTCGTCCAGTTACTGATCAGGCAAATATCTGCTGAGCCTACACCTGCTTTATTCCTGGTTTCCTGTCCCAAAAGTTGGAGATTTATCTTTTGGTTACCAAACTTCATTGCTCTTCTGCCGTTGCTAAAGGTTATCGGAGTCATCAGGAGAATGGATTCATAAAAGTTGACTGATCGCTCAATATCAGTTACAGTAATTACGATATGATCAAAATGGCTTATCATTTCTGTGTGTTTATAATGGATTTCTTATTTAACGGGCAATTTATGTAAGAATTGTCAGAAGAAAGCTTGAAATATATTTATGATTTCATTACCCCTGTTTGTTTTACTAAGTGTCAATAGGTTAGATGATTATATAAACAACTAAACCTAAAACCCCAAAAAACCTATGAAAAACATGTATTTTATTGCACTCCTTGCGATGCTGGCCATTTCTTGTAAAAAAGATCAGGCTATTGCTGAAAATTCAGGACAGCAAACGGATAAAAAATCGGTTGCTGCCGTGAGTACTATTGTTTTTAGTGGCCTGACCTGGAATGTCAAAGATGTAGGCAATACCACAGTCGGCCCTGGCCCTAATTACTGGTCAGGAAGCAGCGTCTGGGTAGACGCACAGGGATTCCTTCATTTAAAACTGAAGAAAGATCCGGTAACCGGCAGATGGAACTGTGCGGAAATTTATTCACAACAGAACTTTGGTTACGGTTCTTATATCTGGCAAATTGAAGGCCGTCCTGATCAGTTAGATCCAAATATAGTACTCGGTTTGTTCAATTATAAAGCCGGTGATGACGGGCATCACGAAGTAGATATTGAATTTGCAAGATGGGGAAATAGTCAGTGGCCTAATTTCAATTACACCGTATATCCTGCCTATGGAAATCCGGAGACAAGGGATTCCAAAACTTATGAACTGGCTTTAAATGGTACTTATAGTACTTATAAGTTTACACGTACCAGTCAGCAGGTTGCTTATAAAAGTTATCATGGACATACGCAAAATGAAGCAAATGCTTTTTATGCCTATAATACGCCTGCTGGTTTCCCGGTAAGTACAGAAGCGCTGCCAGTACATATGAATTTATGGTTGTTTAGTGGTCATGCTCCCATAAATGGACAGGAAGTAGAAATTATTATCCACTCCTTTAAATTTACGCCTCAATAATTATTAATTAGGAAGCTGGTGAAATTATTGTTTCACCAGTTTTCTTCCTGTTTAGTTAATTCCGGTAGGCATGGAAATTAACATCAGGTGGCTTAAACCGCTCTCAAAATGACGCTCTGTTTTGCCTTCAATGTATAATTGCAATATATAAGAACGCAATGAAGCTAATAAGTACGGAAGTAATTTATCGATTTTCCCATTTTCTCTTTCTTCCCAAAGATTGACAAAAACACTTTCCGTAATTGATTCAGCGAGCTTTGGATTTTTTATCCTTTTATAAGACTCGTTATAGACTTTCTTCCAATACCGTTCAAAAATTTCTATGAATGCCAGCCGGTCGCCTTTTTTTAAATGTTCGAGTAGCATCACATCGCTGAAGTAACTGTACACGGTTTTTTCTGATTCCATAGTAATCCTTTTAGGTCAATATAATTGGCTTTTTATTTATCAAGTATAAAAAAATAACCGCTAATTATTATCAAAATAAATGCTTGTAATTCAGTTTTTTATAGCTAAAAGCATTTAAAATAAAATATTAGCGGTTATTAATGATAAGTTTTTTTAAGGTTGTTTCAGGAATTCCTGAGTGGTGCCGATTTCAGCATAAAAAAAGTTCAGGGCAGCTAATAAAGCTTTCTGCACTTCTGCTGCTTTTACCTGCTGTCCATTTACTTCCAGATCTCTCGTTGCGGTTGCATCTGCGATGACTTCGCAGTTAAAGCCAAAATCTTTAGCTGCTTTAACTGTTGCATCAATACAAACGTGGGTCATCATACCTGCAAATACAAGATTTTTAATGTTTTTGCTTTGAAGATATTTCAGTAAATCCGTTTCACGAAAACTGTTAGGGTAGTGTTTGATGATTAGTTTCTCGTTTTTTATCGGTTTTACACTTGCATAGATTTCAGCGCCTTGTGTATCGGGTAAGAAAAAGGTGGCGCCTTCTTGTGTGGCAATATGCTGAATATGAATCACCGGCATATTGATTTTTCTGCTTTTTTCAATTAGCAGCCGGGTATTTTCGGCCGCCTCATTTGCACCGGAGAGCGTCATTTTTCCATCGGGGAAATAATCATTCTGGACATCAATCACAATTAATGCACTATTGGTATGCGCTTTCTTTTGAGCAAATACAGCAGGGATACTAGATAAAGTAACCAGACAGGTTACACCAAGATTTAAGATTGCTTTTTTCATTTTTGTTTTTTTATTCAACAAAAGTATAGCGCTCTTTTTTGCAAAAAATTGAACTAGTTCAATGGGAAAGTTTTTTCCGGATCTTATTGAGAAACTCATGTGTAATGCCCAGATAAGCTGCAATTTGCAGTTGTGTCAACCGTTCTTCCAGCCGGGGGTATTTTTCTATAAATTCAAGATAACGTTGTTCAGCTGTTTTACCGATTGAGGAAATCACCCTGCGCTGAAAAGAAACCAATGTTCTCTGGTTCATAATCCGGAATAGTTTCTCCACCTGGGTGAGCTGCTGGTATAAAAGGTCTTTATCAGGTTTATTAATGCATAAAACCTCGCAATCTTCTAAGGCCTCAATAGTTAGAATAGCAGGAACCTGGTTGGTGAAACTATCAATATCGGTAGCCCACCAGTCTTCAACTGCAAAGTAAATGATTTGCTCTGAACCATTTTCATCCAGGTAATAAACTTTAAAACAGCCTTTAGTGACAAAAGCTTCATATCTGCATACTTCTCCGGCACGTAAAAGAAATTCCTTTTTCCTGAATTTGCGAAGATGAAAGTTTGCACAAAACTGTTCAAATTCTTCCGCTGTAAGCTGAATGTGTTTTGAGATGTTTTGATGAAGCAGACCGAACATAGCTTTTATTTTTTAATGATGATCTTCTGGATATAGGCAGCGCCCCAAATCCCAAAAGCATCTGATATGTTTCCTTTAACAGGGACATCCAGCACGCCAACAATGCTTTTGGCAGCTTGCAGATCTATGCTGTATAAATAATTGAAATAGGCAGCAGAAGTAGATTTTACAACCAGGGTGTACCGCATATTTTCAGCTTTTAAGGTACTCTGGTCATAGTCGATTTCTAAGGTGGTTTTATTTCCATTGAATGTTTTATCCGTTAAAAATATCCTTCCCGAATGATCTTTTAGCACGTTGAATCTTACATTTTCAGTTCTGTTATCATCAGTGGTAATAAATAACCGATCAAATTTTGCATCAAAAGTAGTATCGCGCTGAAGTACTAAGGCAGGATTGGTTTTCAATAATGCTGTAAATTCAGCTTCTGAGTTGACTTTTACCTTTTGTCCGTTGGCCAGATAGTATCTGTCTACGGTATATCGATTGGCCCTGAGTTCAAAAGTATAAAAATTAGGTTCTGTGCTCAGGTCAACAATCTCGGCCTCCATATAGGTTGAATCCTGTTCAAGCAAATTGAGTTGAAAAGCAGGGGGAATAGTAGTCTCTGCCTGGTATGTTTTTCCCTGGTAAGCAACAGACAATTTGTAATTTTTGCCGGCAATAGCCTTTTTTCCCATGTAGTTACCTTTTCCCATGTAAAGATACTTTTCTATCAAGGTGTTATTCTGGTCAAGCAGACTGATCTGAGCATCTTCAACATTAGGAAAACCTGCCGCAGCGGCAGAGAAAACGGATGTGCTTAAGTTGATTAGTGCATCATCTTGCTGATTAAATTCACCCAATACAACCAATTGAGGGTTCTTAGCTGAAAGTTCTACATTTGTTTCTTTTTCACAGCCGCTCAGGGCTAAAAACAGAAGCAGGGCCAGAAGATTTATTTTCCTGTAAATAGGCATGGCTAAAATTTATACGTAAAGGTAAAATAAGGAATTAATTTTAGCTTGGCTTCTTCCAGAATATTTACTTTGTTAGACTGCTCATTGACCGAGACATATAAATAAGATGACGCTGAATTCGCAATTGCATTGTACATTCCTAAAGTCCAGATTCTTTGATGCCCGTTACTAAATTTACGGGTAAGGTTCAAACCCAGATCAAGTTTGTAATTGTTGGAGAGCGTGTAATTGTTTAATCCAGAAATGATATAAGTATTCGGCGCGGAAGTATTCCCCAGAACTTCGTCAATGCTTTTATGTATAGTTTGTGGTACTGTCACATGCCTGCCTGTAATATAAGTCCAGAGGGCAGATATTTCCAGTCTTTTCCCTAAAGAAGCATTGACTGCAAAATTAAAGTTATGCCTTAAATCCTGATCTAGGGGGAAGCTTTGTCCCAGGTTAAGGGCTTTAAACTGTCCGGTAGTTTTGGATAGGGTATAGGCCATTTGAAATCTCAGCCAGTTCAGTTGTTGTACATAACTAAATTCTATCCCTCTGCTGATCCCCTTTCCCGAGGCCAGCCGGTCCTCAATTTTTCTCGCAAAATAACCATTGGCAATATCCTGTCCTGAGCCCAGTGCCAGTAAGTTATCCATGTTTTTTAAATAGATTTCCGCACTAAAGCTGCTTGTTTTTCCTGCTTGCAGGCGATAAGAAAGGTTGATGATTTCGGAAGTCTCTGGTTTAATGTTTTTACTGCTTGGAATCCTGAATTCCGTTGGAACTGAAAGGCCATTCGTTGTAAACTGATGTATAAATTGAGACATTTTTGAATAAGACGCAGTAATTATCTGGTTATCACTCAAACGATAAGAGAGCCTTATCCTTGGCTGTAAAGTGTTGTAGAATGTAGTCCCTGATTTAAATCCGGTATAGTGCAGGCCTGCCGTTAATTCTGTACGTGTTCCAATCTTAACTTCATCTTCGATATAGGCATCTAAATTAAGGGTGTTAATGGTGATGTTTTCTTCTGTGCTCAGGCCAACCGGAAAGATAAATGAATTCATACTCACACCACCTCCAAAATTTAACTTAAGATCCGGCCTTAAATAATAATTGAAATCACTTTTTAATCCGTAATCCTTTACTGTGGTATATACACGTTTTGGCAATCCAACCAGTGTGGAAACCAGGTTAGCATCCAGACTATTTCTGTACTGACTAAAAGTGGCAGTCGTGTTTTTAAAGAGACGGGGACTTAAAATACTATTCCACCTGAATGCCACCAGCCGGTTTCCCCATTTTAAGGTCGATCTTAAAGCCTCCTTACTGTCCTCAGGGATGTCTAATTTTTGCCGGTAAGAGTCATTGCCTAAATAGGTGCTGATATAAAATCTGTTATTAGGGTTTGCTATGTAATTGAGTTTCAGGTTCACGTCTAAAAAATAATAATAGAGCCCTGCATCCTCTAATGCTTTTGCACCTAGTAAATCCAGCCAGCTTCTCCTGGTATTCAGGGAAAAAGAGGCTTTATTTTTGATAACCGGCCCTTCAAGACCGGTAGATGCATACAGTAAACCAATGGTTGTATGGCCATGGTATTTTTCCATGTTACCATCTTTGGAACGGACATTCAATACTGAAGAAAGACGCCCGCCGTATTTTGAAGGAAAATCGCTGCGGTAAAAGTCCACGCTTTTGAGTACGTCAGGATTGAAAATGGAAAACATCCCGTTAAAGTGATTGATGTTATAAATGGAAATATCGTCCAGGGTAACCAGGTTCTGATCGGCATTTCCACCTCTTACAAACATACTTACTGAGCCACCAGAGTTACCTGAAACACCAGG
The sequence above is drawn from the Pedobacter cryoconitis genome and encodes:
- a CDS encoding glycoside hydrolase family 3 protein, whose translation is MKKEILTLLVFSCLQVTYAQEGKNYKLITNPNGIILGYNPASGVKILTVDGLKFKDLNKNGKLDKYEDWRLSADLRAKDLAQQMTIAQISGLMLYSGHQMLPGADAGFGAATYSGMAFSKSKAKAEDLSDNQKKFLKEDNLRHILITKVQSPEVAAAWNNNMQAFVEGIGLGIPGNTSTDPRHTATINSEFNAGAGGTISMWPDGLGMAATFDPAIVKEFGHIAAREYRALGISTALSPQIDLGTEPRWYRIAMTFGESPLLAADMARAYIDGFQTSSGKDEIKDGWGYQSVNAMVKHWPGGGAEEGGRDGHWAYGKFTVYPGKNFEQHLSPFINGAFKLDGKTKEAAAVMPYYTITSGQDPSGQNVANGYSKYMITDLLRKKYNYDGVVCTDWLITGNEGATPDIFAGKPWGAEALTINERHYKVIMAGVDQFGGNNEIKPIMAAYQMGIKEYGAKFMRARFETSAIRLLKNIFRVGLFENPYLDPQESKQIVGNTEFMKAGFQAQLKSVVLLKNKSSILPVAKNKTVFVPRIYYPASKDWWGNLSAPKFDYPVDINLIKKYYNVTEDPAQADFSIVFVSSPYSAVGGYDLKDRKAGGNGYVPITLQYNAYTASTARVQSMAAGDPVIDPSISNRSYINKTVTAYNTMDLRTILDTKAAMKDKPVIVVVNASKPMIFNEFEQQVEGIVLHFGVSGQAVMDIISGAAEPSGLLPVQMPANMLTVEQQYEDVPFDMTCHTDAQGHVYDFGYGMNWKGQISDERNAKYHSK
- a CDS encoding GNAT family N-acetyltransferase, which produces METQFEITTSTVAETEQIIDLILTIQQQEFNIPITAADQPDLNEIDQFYKAPGGEFWIAKHQDQVIGSIALINIGEGIGVIRKMFVHKDYRGKEKGIAQKLLVTLIAYARTKGIEAIYLGTVQKLQAAIRFYERNGFVPIEKANLPASMPLMKLDTHFFVLQMNDDK
- a CDS encoding bifunctional helix-turn-helix transcriptional regulator/GNAT family N-acetyltransferase, producing the protein MMTNKETANLIDESGILAISTRLQRLSEQFRKDGLLLYKAFGIEFEPKWFPVIYTLQFKSPLSILELASEIGYAHPSTISLLKELEQQKLISSLRDKTDERKRLIVLTGKAWELIEQMKPVWEVMVKVLSEITENENSLLKALNESEAQLRKKGFLERALVLVDQLKKEEAGADVVPLEMEVQLVETTEGLKTSGAILKSVLRETDADQLFAVTIADQSSHFLATVHDLPAGTCSYHKTKSGNKIEGLAILEQYRGMGVGKALIQAITASQNEVFYVHSPISLVSWFEKTGFLKKGKQLEESGNLYYKMIFNT
- a CDS encoding VOC family protein; the encoded protein is MISHFDHIVITVTDIERSVNFYESILLMTPITFSNGRRAMKFGNQKINLQLLGQETRNKAGVGSADICLISNWTTAKVIAHLQDKNIRILEGPVEKSGANGIIISVYINDPDLNLIEISNYKDS
- a CDS encoding glycoside hydrolase family 16 protein; this translates as MKNMYFIALLAMLAISCKKDQAIAENSGQQTDKKSVAAVSTIVFSGLTWNVKDVGNTTVGPGPNYWSGSSVWVDAQGFLHLKLKKDPVTGRWNCAEIYSQQNFGYGSYIWQIEGRPDQLDPNIVLGLFNYKAGDDGHHEVDIEFARWGNSQWPNFNYTVYPAYGNPETRDSKTYELALNGTYSTYKFTRTSQQVAYKSYHGHTQNEANAFYAYNTPAGFPVSTEALPVHMNLWLFSGHAPINGQEVEIIIHSFKFTPQ
- a CDS encoding RNA polymerase sigma factor, which translates into the protein MESEKTVYSYFSDVMLLEHLKKGDRLAFIEIFERYWKKVYNESYKRIKNPKLAESITESVFVNLWEERENGKIDKLLPYLLASLRSYILQLYIEGKTERHFESGLSHLMLISMPTGIN
- a CDS encoding cysteine hydrolase family protein — protein: MKKAILNLGVTCLVTLSSIPAVFAQKKAHTNSALIVIDVQNDYFPDGKMTLSGANEAAENTRLLIEKSRKINMPVIHIQHIATQEGATFFLPDTQGAEIYASVKPIKNEKLIIKHYPNSFRETDLLKYLQSKNIKNLVFAGMMTHVCIDATVKAAKDFGFNCEVIADATATRDLEVNGQQVKAAEVQKALLAALNFFYAEIGTTQEFLKQP
- a CDS encoding Crp/Fnr family transcriptional regulator — protein: MFGLLHQNISKHIQLTAEEFEQFCANFHLRKFRKKEFLLRAGEVCRYEAFVTKGCFKVYYLDENGSEQIIYFAVEDWWATDIDSFTNQVPAILTIEALEDCEVLCINKPDKDLLYQQLTQVEKLFRIMNQRTLVSFQRRVISSIGKTAEQRYLEFIEKYPRLEERLTQLQIAAYLGITHEFLNKIRKKLSH
- a CDS encoding DUF4249 family protein, which produces MPIYRKINLLALLLFLALSGCEKETNVELSAKNPQLVVLGEFNQQDDALINLSTSVFSAAAAGFPNVEDAQISLLDQNNTLIEKYLYMGKGNYMGKKAIAGKNYKLSVAYQGKTYQAETTIPPAFQLNLLEQDSTYMEAEIVDLSTEPNFYTFELRANRYTVDRYYLANGQKVKVNSEAEFTALLKTNPALVLQRDTTFDAKFDRLFITTDDNRTENVRFNVLKDHSGRIFLTDKTFNGNKTTLEIDYDQSTLKAENMRYTLVVKSTSAAYFNYLYSIDLQAAKSIVGVLDVPVKGNISDAFGIWGAAYIQKIIIKK
- a CDS encoding TonB-dependent receptor, with the protein product MITGNKFYLFLFLILAPVILNAQNKAGLLNTPIKITHRKGLISSFLTQVEQTGILLTYNPDNIRMNRKITLSNRISTVGELLEEILRAESIQIKEYEGKILLISNPRLITLSGFIKEEGSSEVIIGANITETESNSIAVTNGFGFYSISLEKGSYELTITHTGYSPVTVKINLDGKSIRKDIFLKSGVDLPELVVTKSTESRNNLNIGGDHVDLEAANKLPSFLGEKDVIRAIQLYPGVSGNSGGSVSMFVRGGNADQNLVTLDDISIYNINHFNGMFSIFNPDVLKSVDFYRSDFPSKYGGRLSSVLNVRSKDGNMEKYHGHTTIGLLYASTGLEGPVIKNKASFSLNTRRSWLDLLGAKALEDAGLYYYFLDVNLKLNYIANPNNRFYISTYLGNDSYRQKLDIPEDSKEALRSTLKWGNRLVAFRWNSILSPRLFKNTTATFSQYRNSLDANLVSTLVGLPKRVYTTVKDYGLKSDFNYYLRPDLKLNFGGGVSMNSFIFPVGLSTEENITINTLNLDAYIEDEVKIGTRTELTAGLHYTGFKSGTTFYNTLQPRIRLSYRLSDNQIITASYSKMSQFIHQFTTNGLSVPTEFRIPSSKNIKPETSEIINLSYRLQAGKTSSFSAEIYLKNMDNLLALGSGQDIANGYFARKIEDRLASGKGISRGIEFSYVQQLNWLRFQMAYTLSKTTGQFKALNLGQSFPLDQDLRHNFNFAVNASLGKRLEISALWTYITGRHVTVPQTIHKSIDEVLGNTSAPNTYIISGLNNYTLSNNYKLDLGLNLTRKFSNGHQRIWTLGMYNAIANSASSYLYVSVNEQSNKVNILEEAKLKLIPYFTFTYKF